The Falco peregrinus isolate bFalPer1 chromosome 12, bFalPer1.pri, whole genome shotgun sequence genome has a segment encoding these proteins:
- the ZMAT3 gene encoding zinc finger matrin-type protein 3 — protein sequence MILLQQAGLLPYPEKPSSLPMSVATRPRASSPLSPPKSLGLGPSFHHTQEEELAKVVEQDPMLEELCKPLCCKLCNVTLNSAQQAQAHYQGKNHSKKLRNYYAANSCPAPARMSNSVEPAPAQVVSLPTQMGSSKPGGRVILATENDYCKLCDASFSSPAVAQAHYQGKNHAKRLRLAEAQNNSFSDASELGKRRARKEGNEYKMMQSRRNMYTVQNNTGPYFNPRSRQRIPRDLAMCVTPSGQFYCSMCNAGASEEMEFRQHLESKQHKSKVSEQRYRNEMENLGYVQ from the exons ATGATTCTTCTACAGCAAGCAGGACTTCTTCCTTATCCTGAGAAGCCTTCATCTCTTCCTATGTCAGTGGCTACAAGGCCAAGAGCCAGCTCACCACTGTCCCCACCAAAATCTCTTGGACTGGGGCCCTCCTTTCATCACACGCAAGAAGAAGAGCTTGCAAAAGTGGTGGAGCAGGACCCTATGCTGGAGGAACTATGTAAGCCTCTGTGCTGTAAGCTTTGCAATGTCACTCTGAATTCAGCACAACAAGCCCAGGCTCACTACCAG GGTAAAAACCACAGTAAGAAACTCCGAAATTACTATGCTGCCAATAGCTGTCCAGCACCTGCCAGGATGAGCAATTCAGTTGAGCCTGCCCCAGCTCAGGTTGTCTCCCTTCCAACTCAG ATGGGATCAAGTAAACCAGGTGGCAGAGTGATCTTGGCCACAGAGAATGATTACTGCAAGCTTTGTGATGCCTCATTTAGTTCTCCGGCTGTGGCACAGGCTCACTACCAAGGGAAAAATCACGCCAAACGGCTGCGTCTTGCAGAAGCACAGAATAACTCATTCTC GGATGCATCAGAACTAGGCAAACGAAGGGCAAGGAAAGAAGGGAATGAATATAAGATGatgcagagcagaagaaatatGTATACAGTTCAGAACAACACAG GTCCCTACTTCAATCCCCGCTCACGCCAGAGGATTCCTCGGGATCTGGCCATGTGTGTCACCCCCAGTGGCCAGTTCTACTGCTCCATGTGCAACGCCGGGGCCAGCGAGGAGATGGAGTTCAGACAACACttagaaagcaaacagcataaAAGCAAGGTGTCCGAACAGCGGTATAGGAATGAGATGGAGAACCTAGGCTACGTACAATGA